The following is a genomic window from uncultured Fusobacterium sp..
TTTACATCAAAGACACTTTGAACTTCAAGAGCCTTATGATAAGTTCTATTTGTAATAGTGATATCTTTTACACCCTCTTTTACTAAAAGATAAAGAATAGCTTGAGCTAAATCTCCAACTCCAAGAATTAATATCTTTTTATCATTTAAAAATCCAATAGACTCTTTTATAAATTTAAGAGAGATTGCTTCTAATGATAAAGCATTATGACATATCATACTTTGAGTTCTGAATTTTTTTCCTAAATCAATAGCTTTATTGAAAACGATATTTAATATTTTTGAAGATGTTTCCTGTTCCATAGACAAAGCATGAGCTTTTTTTATTTGAGCTAAAATTTGATCTTCTCCTTTTATAACAGAAAAAAAGCCACAACTAACTTTAAAAAGATAATCTGCAGCCTCTTCCCCATGTTTTATAAAAATACCTTTTTTTAAAGAAAATTTATCTAAAAGTTCATCCATAGAAAAATTTTCATTGATATCAAGATAAAATTCTACTCTTAAACAAGTAGAAAGATTAACATATCCATTTAATTTTTTTTCTTGAAATAGTTCATGTATTATAGTTTCTGGCATCTGTTGAATAAATGCTTCTCTCTCGTTGGTATTTAATTCATGATGAGAGATCCCAAAAACTACAAGATCATTTAATTCCATCTTATTCTCCTTAAATATTTTATTTTAACTAACTATCAAAAATTTTCCCCTATACTATACTATATTATATAATATAATAGATGAAAAATTAATAAAATTATTAGTTTTTAAGAGTAGAGCATATTCAAATTATTAATTTAAGAAATTAATTATATTTATATATTCAATTTATATAGAGAGAACTAGGTAATGAAAAATAATTAAGGTAATAAATAAAGCCAATAGTTATTAAAGATATTGTTTAACTTTTTTAGTAATTATAGTAAAATATAAATAAAACCATAAAATAATGAAAGGAAGTTTATGAAAAAATTTATAATAGAGCCTGAATATGATGGGTATGAGATAGGAACATATTTAAAAGAGACAAAGGGGTATTCAGGAAGAGGATTAAGAAATTTAGAAATATATCTAAATGGAAAAAGAGTAAAAAATAATAGTAAGAAAGTTAGAAAATTAAATAGAGTTTTAATAAAAGAAAAGGATAAAGAAACAGGGATAAAACCTATGGAGATTCCTATTAAAGTTGCTTATGAAGATAAAAATCTTCTTTTAATAGATAAAGATCCATATATAATTGTTCATCCTACTCAAAAAAAAGTTGATAAAACTCTTGCTAATGGA
Proteins encoded in this region:
- the hemA gene encoding glutamyl-tRNA reductase, which codes for MELNDLVVFGISHHELNTNEREAFIQQMPETIIHELFQEKKLNGYVNLSTCLRVEFYLDINENFSMDELLDKFSLKKGIFIKHGEEAADYLFKVSCGFFSVIKGEDQILAQIKKAHALSMEQETSSKILNIVFNKAIDLGKKFRTQSMICHNALSLEAISLKFIKESIGFLNDKKILILGVGDLAQAILYLLVKEGVKDITITNRTYHKALEVQSVFDVNVINFEKKYLAAAENDVIISATSAPHLVLTKEELLPLLKRDKKYTFLDLAMPRDIDSELSSEENIDLFNLDDIWKVYNKNLKTRDELMESYSFLIDKQMINLKKWFQYYEERKI